TAAAAATTAACCTTATGGTAAGCAAACTTTGGAAAGTGACCCTCTTGCTTTTTTACCTATCTCCAGTGGAAATAGCTTTTTCCCAAACCACACCAAGCTCCCACGCTTATTTCTCGAGAGGCTATTCTCAGCAGCCCGTCATCACCTTCAAAGAGGGCTTTTTCAACAAAACCACTTACTACCTTGATGGGGAAAAATCAAGCCCAAAAGAGGTAGCGAATTTGGTTAAATCGGTCCAAACGGAGGACTTTAGATTTCTTCAGAATCAACGGAAAAAGAATTTGGGTTATGTAATCCGTCTTTCGGGAATATCCGTGACCCTCGGTTCCATCGCGTATCTCTTTACCAATGAAATTACCCCGGCCAATGTCCGCCCGTGGTTTTGGACTTCTTTTGGAGGAGGAATGTTACACAGTACTGGAAACATTCTCATCGCTGATTCAGAGCGAAGAATCCAACGAACCATCAATGACTTCAATGCCTATCATTATTCAGGAGGTGCGGATGCATTTTTAAGTATGGATAAAAGTGCTGGATTTTTTGGGTCTAAAATCGATATCTATGAAGGTCCAATGCTCCTCCAAAATGCCCAAGTGCTGTCCCGACTCCAATCCAATGAGGAAGCCCTTAGAATGTTTGAAAAAGTTATCAAAAGACAAAAAGTGAGCACCGTCAACAATGTGGTAAACACTGCTCTTTCATTCGGAATCATGTTTGTTGCACTTGGGACTAAAAGACAATCTTCTACCCAAGATCAAATTTTATTGCCCTTGACATTTACTGGAATTGGGCTCAATGTGTTCTCCAGTTTTTTTGATCGTCGAACCAGAAATTTGACCAGAGAGGCGTTACATCGATATAATTACCAGTAGAGAAGATCTGGTTCAGCTCAAGATTTTTGGGCAGTCGCTTTTCAGTAGATGCTGGAATATTTCCTAATAACCCTACCTGAACTATCATTTCACCCCGATATTTTCCAAAACAGCTTTTTAAAAGAGCCCAACCATTCCTTATTTTCTATTGAGCGTATTAGATTTTGCTGATTCATCACATTTTCATCTTGCTCTCCAGAAAAATCCCCTATTTTCCTTGTCTAATCTACTTATTATGAGAAAACAATTACTTCTTCTTTGGCTTTTTGCCTTCACCATTCAGGTGGCATTGGCCCAAGACGCACCCAACCCCATGTCCTGGAAAGACGTGGCCACCTGGAAATCCATGCCTGGCGGAGGATACAAGCTTTCCCCTGACGGCCAATGGATGGCTTATATCCTAACAGGAATTGAAGCAGACGGCGAATTGATTCTCCAAAAGACGGCTGATCCGGAGAGCAAAAAGTCCTTCCCGATCGGGAATGCCAGCTTTGCCAGCTTCGAATTCAGTGACAACAGTCAGTGGATTGCCTTCAAGGAATACCCAAAGTTTGTCGAAAAACAGGCCAATGAAAAAGCCAAAGGGAAACCACTCAAAGACAAAGTGCACCTGCTTAAGCTCGGCACGGACGACAAGAAGACATTTGAAGGAGTTGGTGGATTTTCTTTCAATGGACAAGCTGCCACTCACTTGGTCATCAATCTTCCCAAAGAAGGAAATGGGGACGCTAAAGGCTCCGACCTCCTGATCTACCACCTAGCCGCCGGCAAATCTCAAAACCTCGGCAACGTGCGAGAGCATGCCGTTAATAAAGCAGGAACTCACCTTGCCTACACCGTCGATGCGGCTAATTCTCAAGGAAATGGTCTGTATCTACTCACCATGGCAAGCAACTCTATTCAGGTACTGGACTCGGATGAGGCTGGCTATCAAAGCATCAACTGGACTGAAAAAGGAGATGCTTTTGCTGCGTTAAAGATGAAAAAAGACAAGAAGTACAAGCAGGACAAGGGGGCAGTTTTAGGTGTGAAAAACCTTTCCAATCCTCAAGTTACGCTTTACGAGCCTGCAAAAGACTCGACTGGCTTTGATCAGAACTACACCATTACTCCAAATCGAAGACCGATGTGGTCAGAGGATTTGACCAGATTGTTCTACGGCATTCATCCCTTGGTATTGGCAGAAAAAGAAAAGCCAAAAAAAGAAATCAATGCTGATTCGGTGAAAGCCGCAGAAGCTGAAAACTTGGCTAAAATCATGGCTGATACGACAATCAAGTCAATTTCTGACCTGCAGAAAGCCATCGGTAAACTCAATTCAGGAAAGTCTGAAGATAAGAAAGCCAATGATGCCAAGAAGCCCGATATGACTATCTGGCATTGGCAAGACGATCGTCTACAGTCTCGTCAAAAGGTACTGGAAAACATGGATAAGAATTACAGCTTTTGGGCCATGTATGATGTAGTAGGCAAAAAGCATATCGCGCTTCAAGATAGTAGTATGCGTGACCTCAACATCCTTCCTCAGGAGCATTTTGCACTGGGTTCGGATCAGCAAAAGTATGAGCTAGACATCAATCTCAACGGTCAGCAATACCGAGATTACTATCTGGTGGATTTGAAGACAGGGGCGAAAACTTTGCTTTTTGAAAATTTCTACCAGCCATCGTTTGCTTCCATGCCTAGGCCTTCTACAGATGGTAAAAAGTTGCTCTATGGCAAAGACGGGAATTTTTATATCTATGATATCCTAGCCCAAACTCACACGAATATCACCGAAAAGCTCCCGGTGACTTTTGTCAATACCGAAGACGATCACAATGTGGAAAAGCCTATGCAAAACCCATTGGGTTGGAGTTCGGATAGCCAATATGTATTGCTTCGGGATGGTTGGGATATTTGGCAGATTGCCTTATCAGGAAAAGAAAGTCCGGTTAATCTTACCCAGAACGGAAGAGCCCAAAAGATTCGGTACCAGTACAGATTCAGCCTTGATGAGGAGGAAAAAGGAATCGATCTTCGCAAAACTACCTATGTCCGCATGTATGGCGAAAACACCAAGAAAAGCGGAATAGCTACCCTGGCTCCTGCCAAAAAAGGAGGACTTGCAGCCGGAGTCAAGGTGTTGTCTTGGGAAGATGCCAACATTCAAGGTCTAGCCAAAGCGGAAAAAGCATCAGTTTTCACCTTTACCAAGGAAAATTCCAATGCTCCAACTCAAGTCTATTTGACTGATGCTAGCTTGAGCAATCCCAAGCAGATTACTGAAAATGCCCCCGATGCAAGCAAATTTGCTTGGTCTGCCGGAGTAAAATTGATCGATTACGTGACGACCAAGGGAGATTCGCTTCAGGCTGCACTATTCCTTCCAGCTGGCTATGTGGAAGGTCAAAAGTACCCAACCGTGGTGTATTACTACGAGAAGCTTTCACAGACTCTTCACAACTGGGCCAATCCAGGATACAGCGGAACAGGCTGGAATCCTTCTCTTTACACAAGCAATGGCTATGCGGTATTGATTCCAGATATCGTCTACAAAATGGATGATCCAGGAATGTCTGCCGTATGGGCTGTGCTTCCGGCAGTTGACGCTGCGATCAAAACAGGCGTAATCGACGAAAGCAAAATGGGTCTTCATGGTCATAGCTGGGGTGGCTACCAGACCTCTTTCCTGATCACCCAAACCAACCGATTCAAAGCTGCTGCTGCAGGTGCACCGCTGACCAATATGATCTCCATGTATGATTTGATCTATTGGAATACGGGAGGGGGAAATATGTCGATCTTCGAAGCATCACAAGGAAGATTCCTTGGAGGTCCTTGGGAAAACTGGGAGGCTTATGAGCGAAATAGCCCAATTTATCATGTGAAAAATGTGCAGACTCCACTTCTTATGCTTCACAATGACAAGGACGGAGCCGTAGATTTTACACAAGGAGTGGAATATTACAATGCCCTACGCCGATTGAAAAAGCCGGTCATCATGGTTCAGTATTTAGGCGAAAATCACGGCCTCGGTAAACTTGAAAACCGAAAGGACTACAGCGTCCGCATGATGGAATTCTTCGATCACCATCTGAAAGGGCTTCCTGCACCGGATTGGATGAGCAAAGGTGTGCCGAGATTGAAGTTGGGCCAACATCTAGAAGAAAGAGCCTTCTAAAAAGTCAGAAGGATGAAGTCAGAAGTTTAAAAAAAGCGAAATCCCCCGGTGTTGGTTCATCGGGGGATTTTTTCTTAGATGGAGTTAGGGGTTTTTCTTCGGTTTAATGTTTGGTGTCGTTTCCCTTTTTTACTTCAACACCTCTCTGGAGATAACCAGCTTCTGAATCTCCGAAGTCCCTTCTCCGATGGTGCACAGCTTGGCATCGCGATAGTATTTTTCTACCGGATAATCCTTGGTAAAACCATAACCTCCAAAAATCTGCACAGCCTCATTGGCTACAGAGACTGCCACCTCAGAGGCGTAAAGTTTAGCTTGAGCACCTGCTAGCGTTACTTTTTGACCTTTGTTTTTCAGATCAGCAGCTTTAAAAGTCAGGAGGCTTGCAGCCTCAACCTGAGTTGCCATATCTGCCAACTTGAAGGAAATGCCCTGAAAATTGGAAATCGGTTTATTGAATTGATGACGCTCTTTGGAATATTGGATGGCAGCTTCTAAGGCACCTTGGGCAATTCCCAAAGAGAGTGCTGCAATGGAAATTCGGCCTCCATCCAGGATTTTCATCGATTGGATAAAGCCTTCCCCGACTTTCCCGAGTACCTGACTTTCGTGGATTCGGCAGTCCTCAAAGATCATCTCAGCTGTCTCCGAGGCCCGCATCCCAAGCTTGTCCTCTTTGCGGCCACCTTGGAAGCCGGGAGTCCCTCTTTCGACAATAAAAGCAGTCATCCCATGGCTGTCACCCACCTCTCCCGTCCGAGCAATGACTACGGCCACATCTCCTGAATACCCGTGCGTGATGAGGTTTTTGGCTCCATTGATGACATAGTATTCCCCGTCCTTTTTGGCGACGGTTCGCATATTTCCGGCATCTGAGCCTGTATTTGGTTCGGTCAGGCCCCATGCACCCAACCATTCGCAAGTGGCAAGTTTGGGTAGATATTTTCGCTTTTGTTCTTCATTACCAAACATTAGGATATGTCCGGTACAAAGGGAATTATGTGCAGCCATAGAAAGGCCTACGGATGGATCCAGTTTGGCGAGTTCAGCGATTGCCGTCACATACTCAAAATAGCCAAAACCCGAACCTCCATATTCAGTGGGGACGAGTACGCCCATCAGGCCGAGTTCGCCGAGTTTTTTAAAAACATCCAGTGGAAAATGGGATCTATCGTCCCAATCCTTGCGGAAGGGAGTGATCTCTTTGGCTCCGAAATCACGGATCATTTGGGCGATCATCCGCTGATTTTCATTGCTTGCAAAATCTAACATAAGGTATACGTTGGGTTTATAATCTATTGTTCGAACTCTAAGTTTCGAAATAGGTTTTGGATATCCAAACGGGCCTAAACAGTTGAAAATTTGGAGATTGATTCAGAAAATAGTAGGAAAGGAGGTGGATTTTCAGAAATCTTATTTTTTGGAATGCTTTATTGAATGCTTCCATAAATCCTTATTTTTCTGAAAATAGTTAAATTTTCTACCAGCCAATCCCAGCCTTATGAAAGTTCGTTTGTTGTTACCGCTGATTTACCTAGGATTTTGGATCACTACTCAGGCTCAGAGTCCACGGTATATTATTGATAGCCTAGGCCTGCAGCTCAGAGAAGCTACCTCACCTGAGGATAGAGTGGGTATTTACTCTGAGCTTACTTGGTATTGGGCAATGGTCAATTTGGATTCCGCACTTGCCTACGGAAATCAGGGGCTAGAATTGGCTCAGAAGATAGGCGATCAGTCGAAAATTGCCCAGGCCTACAGTGATCTTGGAAATGCCTACAATCAATTGGGGGAGTTTGATCTGGCTAAAAATGCCTATCGAACTGCCTTACAAATTCGGACAGCATTGGGTGATTCGACAGGGATGGCTGGGAGTAAAAGCAATCTTGCTTCCATTCATCAGCGCTTGTACCAGACGGACTCTGCGATGGCCTATTATGTGGAGGCATTGTCCTACTACGAAAAAGTTGGAAATGATCGATACGTGAATTTTATAAAAAATAACCTGGGAGTTCTACATGAGGATCTTCGAAATTATCCCAAGGCATTGGAATTCTATGAAGAGGTGGCGGAGTATAGGGAGAAGAATGAAATGATCCAGGATTTGGCCATGCTGTACAACAACATGGGTAATATTTATAAAAACACTAAATCTTACGATAGATCGGAAGAGTATCTCAAAAAGGCTCTGAAAAATGGTCTTCAGGTCGGAGACTCTTTGGTCATTTCAGTGACCTATCTGAATCTAGCGTCAATGTACAATGCCGCAGATCGTCCAGATGAGGCAATCCTAGCCGCGGAAACTGGGATTAAAATCGCAGAAAAAGTCAATTCCAAATATGACCAAGCCATGATGCAGTACGCTCTGGGAAACTCATATTCTAAAAAGAAGCAATACCTCAAGGCAAAATCTGCTTTTCAGTCCGCTATTTCAGTGCTTGAAAAATTGAACGCACAGGATGAAGTCTCCTCGATTCAATTGCGGATGATTCCAATTTTTGCTGCGTTGAATATGCCTGATAGTGCGCAATATTATACTGACTTATACATCGACTACCGAAATACCCTCACCGAAAAACAAATTGAACAGTTCACTGCTGAGCTTCAAACCAAATACGAAACCGAAAAGAAAGACCAAGAAATAGCTTCACAACAGCTCGCCATACGAAATAAAAACATTCAATTGTATGGCTCCTTGTTTTTAGCCTTGGCTTTGGGAATAGTCGGTTACTTGCTGTATAGTCAGCAAAAATTAAAAAACCGGCAACTCCAACAAGAAGCTGAACTCAAAGCCGCTTTAGCTCAACTCGAAACCCAAAACAAGCTTCAAGAACAGCGGATGCTCATTTCCCGTGATCTCCATGATAATATAGGCGCTCAACTCACATTCATCATTTCTGCCATCGAAAACCTCAAATATTTTGAGCCCATCAAAGAGCAATTGACCGCGCGGTATGACAGCATTGCCAACTTTACCAAGCAGACGATTACCGAACTCAGAGATACGATCTGGGCGATGAATAGTGGGCAGGTTAGTTGGGAGTCGCTCACTGGAAGGATTCAGGATTACCTTCAGAAAGCCCGACAGTCTACGCCTTCCATTGATTTTTCATTTGAAAAAGATCCTAGTATTGCTGGGGACCAAACGATCAATTCCTCAGATAGCATCCAGATTTTGAGAATTATCCAAGAGGCAGTCCAAAATGCTGTCAAATATTCAGGAGCAAAAGTTGTCCATGTTCAGGTGCGAAAAAGTGCGGATGGATTCCAGATTGAAATTTCAGATGATGGAAAGGGATTCGAGGAAAGCGCCATCAACCCTGGAAATGGACTTTACAATATGCGAAAGCGTGCCGAAGAACTAGGAGGCTTGCTTGAATTGAATTCTAATCCTGGAAAGGGGACCCAAATTACCCTCCGTTGGAAAGAATAAGGTAAGCGAAATAGGCTTTTTGTCGTATTTCCTGCCCGATCTTTCAGGGATAATTTTGGAGGATTAAGTGCCAATCGATGGAAGCGTTTCTCTTTGGAAAGTGGGTAATTTATATCCTTCTAAGCATGGGATGGGGAGGACTGTTCATTTTCCAACTGATCCAGTATTGGGCTTTTAGACGACAAGAAACCAAGCGTTTTCTACACCTTAGGCAGCTTCAGCAGCTCGTGGAACTTGAGCTTCGAAGATCCCGAATTTTGTCCCAATCTTCATCCAAGGAGTTGATTCTCCCCGCTTCTGTTCAGGAACAATTGGAGTTAATCAACTTGCAACTGGAAGCTTTAAAAAAATCCGAAATCAAAAACCAACCTTAGGGCGATACTCCATCCAGTCTACTTGAAGTTCATACCTCCTCTTGGGAGCCTCAGTAGCCTCTGGTTTGGTTTCTACTCCCCAATTTGCGGTATGCCAAAAGTTGATTCGATATTTTGATGGATGCTGAGGAATTCCATTTTCACCTTGGTAATCCCACAGGATCAAGGTATCGGCAGAGACGGGATGAATCATCCACCATCGAACACGTTCCTCGTTCCAGTCAAAACCGTACGTGTGAAACTGAGAAGATGCGTCAAAATCCGGGATAGCTTCAATCGTTTGAGGAGAGGT
Above is a window of Algoriphagus sanaruensis DNA encoding:
- a CDS encoding prolyl oligopeptidase family serine peptidase codes for the protein MRKQLLLLWLFAFTIQVALAQDAPNPMSWKDVATWKSMPGGGYKLSPDGQWMAYILTGIEADGELILQKTADPESKKSFPIGNASFASFEFSDNSQWIAFKEYPKFVEKQANEKAKGKPLKDKVHLLKLGTDDKKTFEGVGGFSFNGQAATHLVINLPKEGNGDAKGSDLLIYHLAAGKSQNLGNVREHAVNKAGTHLAYTVDAANSQGNGLYLLTMASNSIQVLDSDEAGYQSINWTEKGDAFAALKMKKDKKYKQDKGAVLGVKNLSNPQVTLYEPAKDSTGFDQNYTITPNRRPMWSEDLTRLFYGIHPLVLAEKEKPKKEINADSVKAAEAENLAKIMADTTIKSISDLQKAIGKLNSGKSEDKKANDAKKPDMTIWHWQDDRLQSRQKVLENMDKNYSFWAMYDVVGKKHIALQDSSMRDLNILPQEHFALGSDQQKYELDINLNGQQYRDYYLVDLKTGAKTLLFENFYQPSFASMPRPSTDGKKLLYGKDGNFYIYDILAQTHTNITEKLPVTFVNTEDDHNVEKPMQNPLGWSSDSQYVLLRDGWDIWQIALSGKESPVNLTQNGRAQKIRYQYRFSLDEEEKGIDLRKTTYVRMYGENTKKSGIATLAPAKKGGLAAGVKVLSWEDANIQGLAKAEKASVFTFTKENSNAPTQVYLTDASLSNPKQITENAPDASKFAWSAGVKLIDYVTTKGDSLQAALFLPAGYVEGQKYPTVVYYYEKLSQTLHNWANPGYSGTGWNPSLYTSNGYAVLIPDIVYKMDDPGMSAVWAVLPAVDAAIKTGVIDESKMGLHGHSWGGYQTSFLITQTNRFKAAAAGAPLTNMISMYDLIYWNTGGGNMSIFEASQGRFLGGPWENWEAYERNSPIYHVKNVQTPLLMLHNDKDGAVDFTQGVEYYNALRRLKKPVIMVQYLGENHGLGKLENRKDYSVRMMEFFDHHLKGLPAPDWMSKGVPRLKLGQHLEERAF
- a CDS encoding acyl-CoA dehydrogenase family protein, whose amino-acid sequence is MLDFASNENQRMIAQMIRDFGAKEITPFRKDWDDRSHFPLDVFKKLGELGLMGVLVPTEYGGSGFGYFEYVTAIAELAKLDPSVGLSMAAHNSLCTGHILMFGNEEQKRKYLPKLATCEWLGAWGLTEPNTGSDAGNMRTVAKKDGEYYVINGAKNLITHGYSGDVAVVIARTGEVGDSHGMTAFIVERGTPGFQGGRKEDKLGMRASETAEMIFEDCRIHESQVLGKVGEGFIQSMKILDGGRISIAALSLGIAQGALEAAIQYSKERHQFNKPISNFQGISFKLADMATQVEAASLLTFKAADLKNKGQKVTLAGAQAKLYASEVAVSVANEAVQIFGGYGFTKDYPVEKYYRDAKLCTIGEGTSEIQKLVISREVLK
- a CDS encoding tetratricopeptide repeat-containing sensor histidine kinase, producing the protein MKVRLLLPLIYLGFWITTQAQSPRYIIDSLGLQLREATSPEDRVGIYSELTWYWAMVNLDSALAYGNQGLELAQKIGDQSKIAQAYSDLGNAYNQLGEFDLAKNAYRTALQIRTALGDSTGMAGSKSNLASIHQRLYQTDSAMAYYVEALSYYEKVGNDRYVNFIKNNLGVLHEDLRNYPKALEFYEEVAEYREKNEMIQDLAMLYNNMGNIYKNTKSYDRSEEYLKKALKNGLQVGDSLVISVTYLNLASMYNAADRPDEAILAAETGIKIAEKVNSKYDQAMMQYALGNSYSKKKQYLKAKSAFQSAISVLEKLNAQDEVSSIQLRMIPIFAALNMPDSAQYYTDLYIDYRNTLTEKQIEQFTAELQTKYETEKKDQEIASQQLAIRNKNIQLYGSLFLALALGIVGYLLYSQQKLKNRQLQQEAELKAALAQLETQNKLQEQRMLISRDLHDNIGAQLTFIISAIENLKYFEPIKEQLTARYDSIANFTKQTITELRDTIWAMNSGQVSWESLTGRIQDYLQKARQSTPSIDFSFEKDPSIAGDQTINSSDSIQILRIIQEAVQNAVKYSGAKVVHVQVRKSADGFQIEISDDGKGFEESAINPGNGLYNMRKRAEELGGLLELNSNPGKGTQITLRWKE